A section of the Phaseolus vulgaris cultivar G19833 chromosome 8, P. vulgaris v2.0, whole genome shotgun sequence genome encodes:
- the LOC137825218 gene encoding uncharacterized protein, whose amino-acid sequence MCYKGPKVRYQAIEKADLTVVFAARQLCHYFQSFTVIVMTDLPIHKVLQKPDIGGRMVHWIVELFEFDVQYKPRGPIKGQVYAYFMVELSSEATQVDDGDLQWVLSVDESYNQQSSSVGIILEGPNGLLIKQVLRFAFKATNNQAEYEALVTGMLLAKELGARSLLVKSESLLVTGMGF is encoded by the coding sequence ATGTGCTACAAGGGGCCGAAGGTACGATATCAAGCTATTGAAAAGGCAGACTTGACAGTGGTATTTGCAGCTCGACAACTTTGCCACTATTTCCAGAGTTTCACTGTGATAGTAATGACCGATCTCCCAATCCACAAGGTCCTCCAGAAGCCCGATATAGGAGGTCGGATGGTGCATTGGATAGTTGAGTTGTTTGAGTTTGACGTGCAGTACAAGCCCAGGGGGCCTATCAAGGGTCAGGTATATGCTTATTTCATGGTAGAGCTATCGTCAGAAGCCACCCAGGTAGACGATGGTGATTTACAGTGGGTCCTCTCGGTGGACGAATCTTATAACCAACAAAGTAGCAGTGTTGGGATCATTCTAGAGGGACCTAATGGACTATTGATCAAGCAGGTCCTAagatttgccttcaaggccaccAACAACCAGGCTGAGTATGAAGCTTTGGTAACTGGAATGTTGTTGGCCAAAGAATTGGGCGCTCGAAGCTTGTTGGTAAAAAGTGAGTCATTGTTGGTGACCGGGATGggattttga